A window of the Phaseolus vulgaris cultivar G19833 chromosome 5, P. vulgaris v2.0, whole genome shotgun sequence genome harbors these coding sequences:
- the LOC137834401 gene encoding uncharacterized protein: MDMEVGLITKRSDEVEMIYMEELMNFVHQHELVEEDYGTHFTTDEVFPSREDLLEWVRRVAYILGFVIVIIRSDIANGKQGRKTYVFWSSICGTLKENNEDNMTTIKQVCNARYSYKRSVRGPRTELQQLMMLLDRDNYLHRSTCHESSNIVSDIFWTHPDVVKFLNAFNIVFLMDTTYKTNKYRLPFLEIVGVTCIGLSFSAGFAFLSSEKENNFIWALQKFRGSLLTSHVGPEVIVCDRDLALMNAINIVFPKARNLLCRFHINKNVKAKCKMLVDSVEAWEVAMDSWRTIIDCIDIAQFDEFVKSFETICSPWPLLVEYVKNTWIIPHKEKFLYKMLVGYVSKHALILIAEEFDRVNDVGLDSECCGCVLRRTHGLPCACQLARYVMGVIPLNEVHVDMCGKVTIKNKLREIAYPDMTTLCAPLNVVKTKGSQKSQTNKFQRSTKRIPSYFEHVDRIHIVNDSSSSLKTPKGKVKVTTNTNAIPMLNQFHPKCHPYILDVIDVKADGHCGFRAIASLLEMGEESWPLIIIDLFKEISQWREEYATLLGGHQRVEHIKRSLLVDELSVASVDKWMTIPDMGYLIASKNG, encoded by the exons ATGGACATGGAGGTTGGATTGATTACAAAAAGATCGGATGAAGTAGAAATGATATATAtggaagaattaatgaattttGTGCATCAACATGAATTAGTTGAAGAAGATTATGGTACTCATTTTACAACAGATGAG GTTTTTCCTTCGCGAGAAGACTTACTTGAATGGGTCCGTAGGGTTGCTTATATACTTGGTTTTGTTATTGTCATTATTAGGTCTGACATAGCAAATGGGAAGCAAGGGAGAAAAACATATGTCTT TTGGTCATCCATATGCGGTACTTTGAAGGAGAATAATGAGGATAATATGACAACAATAAAGCAAGTATGCAATGCAAGATACTCATACAAGAGATCAGTTAGAGGACCACGAACTGAATTACAACAATTAATGATGTTGTTAGACCGTGACAACTATCTTCACCGGAGTACATGTCATGAATCTTCCAATATTGttagtgatattttttggaCTCATCCTGATGTTGTGAAATTTTTGAATGCATTTAACATTGTATTCTTGATGGATACGacttacaaaacaaacaagtatCGACTGCCTTTTCTTGAGATTGTTGGTGTGACTTGTATAGGTTTGTCCTTTTCTGCTGGTTTTGCATTCTTATCTAGCGAGAAGGAAAATAACTTCATATGGGCACTACAAAAATTTAGAGGGTCACTTTTGACATCGCATGTGGGGCCTGAAGTCATTGTTTGTGATAGAGATCTTGCTTTGATGAATGCCATCAATATTGTGTTTCCTAAAGCAAGAAACCTTCTTTGTCGGTTTCATATCAATAAGAATGTTAAAGCAAAGTGTAAAATGTTGGTTGATTCTGTCGAGGCTTGGGAAGTTGCGATGGATTCATGGAGGACTATCATTGATTGTATAGATATTGCTCAATTTGATGAGTTTGTTAAAAGTTTTGAAACTATTTGTTCACCGTGGCCATTACTTGTTGAATATGTGAAGAACACATGGATTATTCCGCACAAAGAAAAATTT TTGTACAAGATGTTGGTTGGCTATGTATCTAAACATGCTTTGATTCTCATTGCTGAAGAGTTTGATCGGGTCAATGATGTGGGGTTGGATAGTGAATGTTGTGGATGTGTACTTAGACGGACTCACGGATTACCATGTGCTTGTCAATTAGCCAGATATGTTATGGGTGTCATTCCTCTTAATGAAGTTCAT GTTGACATGTGTGGCAAAGTGACAATTAAAAACAAGTTGCGTGAAATTGCCTACCCAGACATGACAACATTATGTGCACCACTTAATGTAGTCAAGACAAAAGGATCCCAAAAGagtcaaacaaacaaatttcAGAGGTCTACAAAACGCATCCCTTCATATTTTGAGCATGTAGATCGCATCCATATTGTAAATGATAGCTCATCATCTTTGAAGACTCCTAAGGGAAAGGTTAAGGTAACGACCAACACCAATGCAATTCCCATGCTTAATCAATTTCATCCGAAATGTCACCCTTATATTTTGGATGTAATAGATGTTAAAGCAGATGGACATTGTGGGTTTCGTGCTATTGCCTCCTTGTTGGAGATGGGTGAAGAGTCATGGCCACTTATCATAATTGATTTATTCAAAGAAATATCTCAGTGGCGTGAAGAATATGCAACATTATTAGGTGGTCATCAACGGGTAGAACATATCAAGAGATCCCTACTAGTGGATGAGTTGTCAGTG GCTAGTGTTGACAAATGGATGACAATACCGGATATGGGATACTTAATAGCAA GTAAAAATGGTTGA